In the Opitutia bacterium genome, one interval contains:
- a CDS encoding methionyl-tRNA formyltransferase, with translation MGSDAIALPMLNWLAGEGSAQARVVAVFTQPDRPVGRGQKVQANAIKLWAQERGIPVHQPEKLREPELATLTSYGADLALVMAYGHILREAFINAPRLGTLNFHTSLLPKYRGASPIQTAVASGERETGVTLMRIVAALDAGPVGDVERVEIGPRDTALDVEAKLSAACVPLIARALPKLAAGALEFREQDHAAATFCRKLEKADGALDFARSAAELAARINGLFPWPATTVEIAGQPIKFGAAEVCHLLGDKSGEPGGVLGADREGLLIATGAGVLRVLRLQRPGGKMLEAGEFLRGFPIAAGTMLASSPMPALASPKPFPRPPR, from the coding sequence ATGGGCTCCGACGCGATCGCGTTGCCGATGCTGAACTGGCTGGCGGGCGAGGGGAGTGCGCAGGCGCGCGTTGTCGCGGTGTTCACGCAGCCCGATCGTCCCGTCGGCCGCGGCCAGAAGGTGCAGGCGAATGCGATCAAGCTTTGGGCCCAGGAGCGCGGCATTCCCGTGCATCAGCCCGAGAAGCTGCGCGAACCGGAGCTCGCGACGCTCACCAGTTACGGCGCCGATCTCGCGCTCGTGATGGCCTACGGACACATCTTGCGCGAAGCGTTCATAAACGCGCCGCGCCTGGGCACGCTGAATTTCCACACGTCTCTGTTGCCGAAGTATCGCGGCGCTTCGCCGATCCAAACCGCAGTCGCCAGCGGCGAGCGCGAGACCGGCGTCACGCTCATGCGCATCGTGGCCGCGCTCGATGCCGGACCGGTCGGAGACGTGGAGCGCGTCGAAATCGGGCCGCGCGACACGGCGTTGGATGTTGAGGCGAAGCTGTCTGCGGCCTGCGTGCCTCTTATCGCGCGCGCGCTGCCGAAACTCGCCGCCGGCGCACTGGAGTTTCGCGAGCAGGACCACGCCGCCGCGACCTTCTGCCGCAAGCTCGAGAAGGCGGACGGCGCGCTCGATTTCGCTCGTTCGGCCGCCGAACTCGCCGCGCGCATCAACGGCCTCTTCCCCTGGCCCGCGACGACCGTCGAGATCGCCGGCCAGCCGATCAAGTTCGGCGCCGCGGAGGTTTGTCACCTATTAGGTGACAAATCCGGCGAACCCGGTGGTGTCCTCGGGGCCGACCGCGAGGGTCTTCTGATCGCGACGGGTGCCGGAGTGTTGCGTGTGCTGCGGCTCCAGCGCCCCGGCGGAAAAATGCTCGAGGCAGGCGAGTTTCTGCGCGGCTTCCCCATCGCGGCGGGAACGATGCTCGCGTCGTCACCGATGCCCGCGCTCGCGTCGCCGAAACCTTTCCCGCGTCCGCCCCGCTGA
- a CDS encoding LysM peptidoglycan-binding domain-containing protein encodes MRTWFLLGSLAAVTALAQPANNTAFELASLREDVRELKQRIGELSLTIEQLSRENAALQSKANQGYATVEQLNKAVAELNRAVQGDLAEQKREVLTQVAAQLERMGKQTNAALESLAKNQAARPVVQSNFAEDFPKQGINYTVQTGDTLSSIAQKNGARLQDIINANKISDPTKIRVGQTLFIPLAK; translated from the coding sequence ATGCGAACGTGGTTTCTTCTCGGGAGTCTCGCGGCGGTGACCGCCCTGGCCCAGCCGGCCAACAACACCGCGTTCGAGTTGGCGAGCTTGCGTGAGGACGTGCGCGAGCTGAAGCAGCGCATCGGTGAACTGTCCCTGACCATCGAGCAGCTTTCGCGCGAAAACGCCGCGCTCCAATCCAAGGCGAACCAAGGCTACGCGACGGTCGAGCAGCTCAACAAAGCCGTCGCCGAACTCAATCGCGCGGTGCAGGGCGACCTCGCCGAGCAGAAGCGCGAGGTGCTCACGCAAGTGGCCGCGCAACTGGAGCGCATGGGCAAGCAGACGAACGCGGCGCTCGAGTCGCTCGCGAAGAACCAGGCCGCGCGACCGGTCGTGCAGTCGAATTTCGCGGAGGATTTTCCGAAGCAGGGCATCAACTACACGGTGCAGACCGGCGACACGCTTTCCTCGATCGCGCAAAAGAACGGCGCGCGCCTGCAGGACATCATCAACGCGAACAAAATCAGCGACCCGACGAAGATTCGCGTCGGGCAGACGCTGTTCATCCCTCTCGCCAAATAA